A genome region from Tolypothrix sp. PCC 7712 includes the following:
- a CDS encoding RNA polymerase sigma factor encodes MDSSPVADDASLLTRIAKHDQTALSQLYDRYAKIIYAVAFKSLRSVEESEEVVLDVFAQVWRIAENYDLAKGRADTWLFVLTRSRILDRLRKHQRSQSSSAISTELLEIQIPDQSVDPIEEVLQGERRASVLSALKLLPPEQRLVIELAYYQGLTHSQIATQTQMSLGTVKTRIRLGLNKLKSALDVEV; translated from the coding sequence ATGGATTCCTCACCTGTAGCTGATGATGCCTCATTGTTAACCAGAATCGCTAAACATGACCAAACTGCTCTTTCTCAACTCTACGATCGCTATGCCAAGATAATTTATGCTGTGGCATTTAAAAGTCTGAGATCGGTTGAGGAAAGTGAAGAAGTAGTCCTAGATGTTTTTGCTCAAGTCTGGCGAATAGCTGAAAACTATGATTTGGCTAAAGGCAGAGCAGATACTTGGCTATTTGTGCTAACGCGCAGCCGGATTTTGGATCGCCTGCGAAAGCACCAGCGCAGTCAATCTTCTTCTGCAATCTCGACTGAGCTTTTAGAGATCCAAATCCCAGATCAGAGCGTAGATCCTATTGAGGAGGTATTGCAGGGCGAGCGTCGAGCGAGCGTGTTATCAGCATTGAAACTACTGCCACCAGAACAACGTCTAGTGATTGAATTAGCTTACTATCAAGGTTTAACCCATAGTCAAATAGCAACTCAGACACAGATGTCTTTAGGCACAGTTAAAACCAGAATTCGGTTAGGCTTAAATAAGTTGAAGTCTGCCCTTGATGTTGAAGTCTAG
- a CDS encoding cupin domain-containing protein — MSFENHCFCELAPLYVLNLLSEPERLWVEQQLAECPELAEELAQYEIAATAIPYSTPVVPMAEDLKDRLFARLELEPLESHPQEIPNADNILSSYLAVRSQDVQWQPHRVPGVETAIFHTDPIKREIVGVLRAAPGAHYPMHRHAAIEEIYMLTGDLVVGDEVYHTGDYIRSQPGSVHGPHTIGGCMFFFRTSMDDEYLGFASDEA, encoded by the coding sequence ATGAGTTTTGAAAACCACTGTTTCTGTGAATTAGCTCCATTGTATGTGCTGAATCTACTGAGTGAGCCAGAAAGGCTATGGGTTGAGCAACAGTTGGCAGAATGTCCAGAATTAGCTGAGGAACTAGCCCAATACGAGATAGCAGCAACAGCGATTCCATATAGTACGCCTGTTGTGCCAATGGCAGAGGATTTGAAAGACCGATTATTTGCTCGCTTAGAGTTGGAACCTCTGGAGTCTCATCCCCAGGAGATTCCAAATGCAGACAATATCCTATCTTCATATCTAGCAGTAAGATCGCAAGATGTGCAATGGCAACCTCACCGTGTCCCTGGTGTAGAAACTGCCATTTTTCATACCGATCCCATCAAGCGGGAGATTGTTGGGGTTTTGCGGGCTGCTCCTGGGGCGCATTACCCCATGCACCGTCATGCAGCGATTGAGGAAATCTATATGCTAACTGGCGATTTGGTTGTTGGAGATGAGGTTTATCACACAGGGGACTACATTCGCTCCCAGCCAGGATCGGTTCATGGGCCCCATACAATCGGGGGCTGTATGTTCTTTTTCCGCACTTCAATGGATGATGAATATCTTGGTTTTGCGTCAGATGAGGCTTAA
- a CDS encoding ribbon-helix-helix domain-containing protein: MVLSVVTAKKRMSLYLDEALKSDLERLAKIRKRSLSNLIEVICEEELERARKSGELKDA; encoded by the coding sequence ATGGTGTTATCGGTGGTTACAGCCAAAAAGCGAATGTCGCTTTATTTGGATGAGGCATTAAAGTCTGACTTGGAACGGTTAGCCAAGATTCGGAAGCGTTCTCTATCAAATTTGATAGAAGTTATTTGCGAAGAAGAGCTAGAACGCGCTAGGAAGAGTGGAGAATTAAAGGATGCATGA